One Brassica napus cultivar Da-Ae chromosome C4, Da-Ae, whole genome shotgun sequence genomic region harbors:
- the LOC106381472 gene encoding dolichyl-phosphate beta-glucosyltransferase-like, translating to MLEEEPRKTGPKWFNHKVKSLSKGDLDSGEHQMEFLLTVVELGVTLILIVFSVVVLEAWRRRHSSNVSVESVTTILEDPTSLKQVRCPHISDPAEMYLSLIVPAFNEEQRLPAALQEIMDYLQGRASRDKSFSYEVVIVDDGSVDGTKRVAFDFVRKYTLDNIRLIPLGKNQGKGEAIRKGMMHSRGELLLMLDADGATKVTDLEKLENQILAVAREENSIRDPTSKLVDFRIGDVQVSAFGSRAHLEEKAIATRKWYRNFLMKGFHLVVLLAAGSGIRDTQCGFKMFTRAAARRLFTNIHLKRWCFDVELVFLCKRFNIPMLEISVKWSEIPGSKVSMLSIPNMLWELALMSVGYRTGMWKIHQA from the exons ATGCTTGAAGAAGAACCGAGAAAAACCGGACCTAAATGGTTCAATCACAAAGTCAAATCCTTGAGCAAAGGAGATCTAGATTCTGGGGAGCATCAAATGGAATTTCTGTTAACAGTCGTGGAACTGGGCGTCACGCTGATACTGATCGTCTTCTCCGTCGTCGTTTtagaagcttggagaaggagacaCAGTAGTAACGT TTCTGTCGAGAGCGTGACAACTATACTCGAGGATCCGACATCCTTAAAACAA GTTCGATGCCCTCACATATCAGACCCTGCGGAGATGTATTTGTCTTTAATTGTCCCGGCGTTTAATGAAGAGCAGAGACTTCCTGCAGCTCTACAGGAAATTATGGA TTACCTTCAAGGTCGTGCATCACGGGATAAGAGTTTTTCTTATGAg GTGGTGATTGTTGACGATGGAAGCGTTGACGGAACAAAAAGAGTAGCTTTTGATTTCGTTAGAAAGTACACACTTGACAACATAAGGCTTATACCCCTCGGAAAAAATCAAGGGAAAGGAGAAGCTATTAGAAAA GGAATGATGCATTCTCGTGGTGAGTTACTTCTCATGTTGGATGCTGATGGAGCAACTAAAGTAACTGACCTAGAAAAACTCGAAAACCAG ATCCTTGCAGTAGCTAGAGAAGAAAACTCAATCAGAGATCCAACATCAAAGCTTGTGGATTTTAGGATAGGTGATGTGCAAGTGTCTGCATTTGGTTCTCGTGCTCATCTCGAGGAGAAAGCTATTGCTACA AGGAAATGGTATCGCAACTTCTTGATGAAAGGTTTCCATCTTGTGGTTCTGTTGGCTGCTGGTTCTGGAATAAGGGATACACAG TGTGGTTTCAAGATGTTTACTAGAGCTGCTGCTAGAAGACTCTTCACAAACATCCATCTGAAAAG GTGGTGTTTTGATGTGGAGTTGGTGTTCCTGTGCAAGCGTTTTAATATTCCAATGCTGGAGATCTCTGTGAAGTGGTCTGAGATTCCGGGGTCTAAAGTGAGTATGTTGAGCATTCCCAACATGCTTTGGGAGCTTGCTTTGATGTCTGTGGGATACAGAACTGGCATGTGGAAGATCCATCAAGCATGA
- the LOC106379523 gene encoding uncharacterized protein LOC106379523: protein MRSLSSVGLALSIVFGCLLLALLAELYYLLWCKKRRSTTTRPDIQNDYSTPATRELLFILCCSTNPSSSSSPPSFSSPKPIGTQQQCLLPHEGDEGGFGNVVGPGLVPRFLFTIVEETVEEMESEDGVFTKGKSLNDLFLNMESGSTPPFLTPRASPSLFTPPFTPLTESCNGRKEEVFFESSTDAEFNRLVRSSPHSPASSSSPLPRFKFLRDAEEKLYKRKVTEISEEAEEVS from the coding sequence ATGAGATCTTTGAGCAGTGTTGGACTTGCTCTAAGCATAGTCTTTGGTTGTTTGCTACTAGCTCTTCTCGCTGAGCTCTACTACCTGCTCTGGTGCAAGAAAAGGAGGTCGACAACGACTAGACCTGATATCCAAAATGACTATTCTACCCCTGCAACAAGAGAGCTTCTCTTCATCCTCTGTTGCAGCACcaacccttcttcttcctcgtctccTCCTTCGTTCTCTAGCCCTAAACCCATTGGAACTCAACAGCAATGTCTTCTTCCTCATGAAGGCGACGAAGGTGGGTTTGGGAACGTGGTGGGTCCAGGGCTAGTGCCGAGGTTCCTGTTCACTATCGTGGAAGAAACAGTGGAGGAAATGGAATCCGAAGATGGTGTTTTCACAAAAGGAAAGAGTTTGAATGATTTGTTTCTAAATATGGAAAGTGGTTCAACTCCTCCGTTTCTCACTCCTCGTGCTTCTCCTTCTCTGTTCACGCCTCCTTTCACTCCGTTAACGGAGTCTTGTAATGGAAGAAAAGAAGAGGTCTTCTTCGAGTCATCGACTGATGCTGAGTTTAACAGGCTAGTGAGGTCATCACCACATTCACCAGCATCATCTTCATCGCCATTGCCGAGATTCAAGTTCTTGAGAGACGCAGAGGAGAAGCTTTACAAGAGGAAAGTGACCGAGATTTCAGAAGAAGCTGAGGAAGTCAGCTAG